A window from Populus trichocarpa isolate Nisqually-1 chromosome 3, P.trichocarpa_v4.1, whole genome shotgun sequence encodes these proteins:
- the LOC7461954 gene encoding uncharacterized protein LOC7461954 isoform X2 codes for MAETCFSSPHIPFQKSGPVLKTASKSRMLKQNSHVLLKKAPTLLVRYSLKDKVFENQAEGIVCYRDDSGEIICEGFDEGPRFHQPLPSSSYHSRDAEIINLLKQGLHQIVNGGEFNNTANGVIAVQEDCNQNGFNRSC; via the exons ATGGCTGAAACATGCTTTTCTTCTCCTCACATCCCCTTTCAAAAATCAGGACCTGTTTTGAAGACTGCAAGCAAATCTCGGATGCTTAAACAGAATAGTCATGTTCTACTCAAGAAAGCACCTACACTTCTAGTCAGATACTCCTTGAAAGACAAG GTTTTCGAGAATCAAGCTGAGGGCATAGTTTGTTATAGAGATGACAGTGGGGAGATAATTTGTGAAGGATTCGACGAAGGCCCTCGTTTTCACCAGCCTCTTCCAAGTTCATCATATCATTCAAG GGATGCTGAGATCATCAATCTTCTTAAACAAGGATTGCATCAGATTGTTAATGGTGGCGAGTTTAACAATACTGCCAATGGTGTTATTGCTGTGCAAGAGGACTGCAATCAGAATGGTTTCAACAGATCTTGCTGA
- the LOC7461954 gene encoding uncharacterized protein LOC7461954 isoform X1 yields the protein MAETCFSSPHIPFQKSGPVLKTASKSRMLKQNSHVLLKKAPTLLVRYSLKDKVFENQAEGIVCYRDDSGEIICEGFDEGPRFHQPLPSSSYHSRFDFSHPSSILDAEIINLLKQGLHQIVNGGEFNNTANGVIAVQEDCNQNGFNRSC from the exons ATGGCTGAAACATGCTTTTCTTCTCCTCACATCCCCTTTCAAAAATCAGGACCTGTTTTGAAGACTGCAAGCAAATCTCGGATGCTTAAACAGAATAGTCATGTTCTACTCAAGAAAGCACCTACACTTCTAGTCAGATACTCCTTGAAAGACAAG GTTTTCGAGAATCAAGCTGAGGGCATAGTTTGTTATAGAGATGACAGTGGGGAGATAATTTGTGAAGGATTCGACGAAGGCCCTCGTTTTCACCAGCCTCTTCCAAGTTCATCATATCATTCAAGGTTTGATTTTTCTCACCCAAGTAGCATACT GGATGCTGAGATCATCAATCTTCTTAAACAAGGATTGCATCAGATTGTTAATGGTGGCGAGTTTAACAATACTGCCAATGGTGTTATTGCTGTGCAAGAGGACTGCAATCAGAATGGTTTCAACAGATCTTGCTGA
- the LOC7461954 gene encoding uncharacterized protein LOC7461954 isoform X3 → MLKQNSHVLLKKAPTLLVRYSLKDKVFENQAEGIVCYRDDSGEIICEGFDEGPRFHQPLPSSSYHSRFDFSHPSSILDAEIINLLKQGLHQIVNGGEFNNTANGVIAVQEDCNQNGFNRSC, encoded by the exons ATGCTTAAACAGAATAGTCATGTTCTACTCAAGAAAGCACCTACACTTCTAGTCAGATACTCCTTGAAAGACAAG GTTTTCGAGAATCAAGCTGAGGGCATAGTTTGTTATAGAGATGACAGTGGGGAGATAATTTGTGAAGGATTCGACGAAGGCCCTCGTTTTCACCAGCCTCTTCCAAGTTCATCATATCATTCAAGGTTTGATTTTTCTCACCCAAGTAGCATACT GGATGCTGAGATCATCAATCTTCTTAAACAAGGATTGCATCAGATTGTTAATGGTGGCGAGTTTAACAATACTGCCAATGGTGTTATTGCTGTGCAAGAGGACTGCAATCAGAATGGTTTCAACAGATCTTGCTGA
- the LOC7470748 gene encoding proteasome subunit alpha type-5, translating into MFLTRTEYDRGVSTFSPEGRLFQVEYAIEAIKLGSTAIGLKTKEGVVLAVEKRITSPLLEPSSVEKVMEIDECIGCAMSGLIADARTLVEHARVETQNHRFSYGEPMTVESTTQALCDLALRFGEGDEESMSRPFGVSLLIAGHDEKGPSLYYTDPSGTFWQCNAKAIGSGSEGADSTLQEQYNKDLTLKEAETIALSILKQVMEEKVTPNNVDIAKVAPVYHLYTPAEVEEVISRL; encoded by the exons ATGTTTCTCACAAG gacTGAGTATGATAGAGGAGTCAGCACTTTCTCTCCAGAAGGAAGATTGTTTCAGGTTGAATATGCTATTGAAGCCATCAAG CTTGGTTCAACTGCAATTGGTTTAAAGACGAAAGAAGGTGTTGTGCTTGCAGTTGAGAAGCGTATCACTTCACCTCTGCTG GAGCCCAGTAGCGTGGAGAAAGTCATGGAAATTGATGAATGTATCGGATGTGCTATGAGCGGACTAATTGCAGATGCTCGTACACTTGTTGAGCATGCCCGGGTTGAAACTCAG AACCACAGATTCTCGTACGGTGAGCCTATGACAGTGGAGTCTACAACACAAGCACTCTGTGATTTGGCCCTGCGATTTGGTGAAGGTGATGAAGAATCCATG TCTCGTCCATTTGGGGTGTCTCTTCTCATTGCTGGTCATGACGAGAAAGGACCGAGCTT GTATTACACAGATCCATCTGGCACATTTTGGCAGTGCAATGCAAAGGCTATTGGTTCAGGGTCAGAAGGTGCAGACAGTACTCTACAGGAGCAATATAACAAG GACCTCACTCTTAAAGAAGCTGAGACAATCGCTCTTTCAATTCTAAAGCAAGTCATGGAAGAAAAG GTGACTCCCAACAATGTCGACATTGCCAAGGTGGCACCTGTATACCATTTATACACCCCTGCTGAGGTGGAGGAAGTCATTAGCCGCCTTTGA
- the LOC7461955 gene encoding alanine aminotransferase 2: MRRSVIGSAKALSNRSCQNHWNVLLLRPLASSPSRFLSSTSVLDSPPPPPSSMLPVSLDNINPKVLKCEYAVRGEIVTLAQALQEELKSKPGSHPFDEILYCNIGNPQSLGQQPITFFREVLALCDHPSILDRSETQGLFSADAIERAWQILDQIPGRATGAYSHSQGIKGLRDTIAAGIEARDGFPADPNDIFLTDGASPAVHMMMQLLIRSEKDGILCPIPQYPLYSASIALHGGALVPYYLDEATGWGLEVSELKKQLADAKSKGITPRALVVINPGNPTGQVLAEDNQRGIVEFCKQEGLVLLADEVYQENVYVPEKKFDSFKKVARSMGYGEKDISLVSFQSVSKGYYGECGKRGGYMEVTGFGPEIREQIYKVASVNLCSNISGQILASLVMSPPKVGDESYESYSAEKDGILSSLARRAKTLEDAFNNLEGVTCNKAEGAMYLFPCICLPEKAIKAAEAAKTAPDNFYCRRLLNATGIVFVPGSGFGQLPGTWHFRCTILPQEDKIPAVVSRLTEFHKSFMDEFRD, from the exons ATGCGGAGATCCGTTATTGGGTCAGCTAAAGCCCTTTCAAACCGCTCCTGTCAAAATCATTGGAACGTGCTGCTGCTGCGTCCTTTAGCCTCTTCTCCTTCACGTTTCCTGTCTTCTACCTCCGTTCTTGATTCTCCCCCCCCTCCTCCTTCATCTATGCTTCCTGTTTCTCTTGATAACATTAATCCCAAG GTTTTAAAATGTGAATATGCTGTCCGTGGCGAGATTGTCACCCTTGCACAG GCGTTACAAGAAGAGTTAAAGTCTAAGCCAGGCTCCCACCCCTTTGATGAG ATACTTTACTGCAATATTGGAAATCCTCAGTCTCTTGGTCAGCAGCCTATCACCTTTTTCCGTGAG GTTCTTGCATTATGCGACCATCCTTCCATTTTGGACAGAAGTGAAACTCAGGGTTTGTTCAG TGCTGATGCCATAGAGAGAGCTTGGCAGATTCTTGATCAAATTCCTGGAAGGGCCACTGGTGCTTATAGTCACAGCCAG GGAATCAAAGGACTGCGTGATACAATTGCTGCTGGAATTGAAGCCCGTGATGGCTTTCCTGCTGATCCAAATGATATTTTCTTGACAGATGGTGCAAGTCCAGCG GTCCACATGATGATGCAGTTACTGATACGATCAGAGAAAGATGGCATACTTTGTCCCATTCCTCAGTATCCCCTGTACTCTGCTTCAATTGCTCTCCATGGTGGTGCTCTG GTTCCCTACTATCTTGATGAAGCAACTGGGTGGGGCTTGGAAGTTTCTGAGCTTAAGAAGCAGTTGGCAGATGCAAAGTCCAAGGGAATCACCCCTAGGGCCCTGGTTGTGATAAATCCAGGAAACCCAACAGGGCAG GTTCTTGCAGAGGATAATCAGCGGGGGATTGTGGAGTTTTGCAAGCAAGAAGGTCTTGTCCTTCTTGCAGATGAG GTTTATCAGGAAAATGTTTATGTTCCTGAGAAAAAGTTCGACTCATTTAAGAAGGTTGCTCGGTCTATGGGATATGGCGAAAAGGATATATCTTTAGTATCTTTTCAGTCTGTCTCCAAAG GTTACTATGGAGAGTGTGGAAAGAGAGGAGGTTACATGGAAGTCACTGGGTTTGGTCCTGAAATAAGAGAGCAAATATACAAAGTTGCATCTGTGAATCTATGTTCCAACATTTCTGGTCAAATTCTTGCAAGTCTCGTCATGAGCCCACCTAAG GTCGGAGATGAATCATATGAATCATACTCTGCCGAAAAAGATGGAATCCTCTCATCTTTAGCGAGACGTGCAAAG ACGCTGGAAGACGCATTCAATAATCTAGAGGGTGTAACTTGCAACAAAGCAGAAGGGGCAATGTATCTCTTCCCCTGCATCTGCTTGCCTGAAAAGGCAATTAAGGCTGCCGAAGCTGCAAAAACAGCTCCAGATAACTTCTATTGTCGCCGTCTACTCAATGCCActggaattgtttttgttcctgGTTCTGGCTTTGGGCAG CTTCCGGGCACTTGGCATTTTAGGTGCACCATACTACCTCAAGAAGATAAGATTCCAGCAGTTGTCTCCCGTCTCACAGAGTTCCACAAGAGTTTCATGGATGAGTTTCGCGATTGA